TCTCATTCCACGTGGGGGTCCGTACATAAGTATGCGGATCAGGAAATGCAGGCAACCATGGAGGTATGTGCTTAAATGGTGGTGTTTCACCAATTTGTAAAAAACTGGGTATCAAATTGGGTTGTTTTACCACAGGAAAATGTGGAAGAGGTTGAGAAAATGGTATCTCTTCAGCAGATTCCACATACTCAACCATCTCGCTAACAATACCAGAACTTAACCCACAGCGGTTCACTTCCGATGCTCGCAGAAAACCAGTGGAGGCACACATATCCTCTAATCCTTGAATAATATCAAACACATTGCACTGTGTTCTTCCAGCTATATTAGCTTTACTATTTGCTGTCTTCCCTAGGTCAAGTATATACTTAATTGCAATATCTGCAAGCGATTCAAGAGCAGATTCATTAAAGATCTCAAACCCAATACTTTCACATATCTGTGCCACCGCAGTCCTCGATACTGCTCGCCCAAAATCGTCTGTACCAACTCTTTCTTCCCTAGTATTATCAACAGTACTCTCTTTCTCCCTTTTATCCTCGGCATTACCTCCAACGATCATATTCAAGTTCCTAAAAGATTTATAGCTTCTTTTACTCAAAAACCTCACCACTCAGCTCAAACTTGTGCCTTTAACAGGAAAAGTTCACAACTTGGTAACATTACAAAGAACTCCACAACTCAAATATGCAGTTCAAGATCCCAACACTCATTTGCAATTCATGAACACCCTATGCATTTAAGCTGCATTAAGGAGTAAAGAACAACCCCAATTGCCCCAAATACAAGTAGACATGAATTACTAAACTCTTGGCTTTTcccaaaatggaaaaaaaatcacaacttgGAAATGTAAAATGACAACCCCAGAACCCAAAACTCAACCAAAATCTtcaacaaaatcaaataaaaccTCAATATTCCTCCAACCACTTGGTCAACTCATGTCTTCTCCCAAAATCACAACTTGGGCTATGTAAAATGGAAACCCCAGAACCCAAAACTCAACCAAATTCTTCAACTAAATCAAATACAAATCTCAATATTCCTCCACCCCACTTGGTAAAACTCGTGTCTTTTcccagaaacaaaaaaaaattacaactttgTGACACAAAATGTGAACCCCAGAACCCAAAACTCAGCCAAAATCTTCAACAAAATCAAATACAAACCTCAATATTCCTCCACCCTACTAGGTAAACTCCTCTCTTTTcccaaaacataacaaaaataacaactttgTTACACAAAATGTGAACCCCAGAACCCAAACTCAACCAAATTCTTcaacaaaatcaaatataaacatcaatatTCCTCCACCCCATTTTGTAAACTCCTTTCTCTtcccaaaatcaaaacaaaaatcacaactttGTGATTTAAAATGCGAACCCCAGAACCCAAAACTCAACCAACTTCTTCAACAAAACCAAAAACCCACCTCAAGATTCCTCAATCCCACTTGATAATTCATAAAACCTTAACTATTAGGCTACATTAACAAGAAAAACTACAACACCAGATGCCCCAAATAtacaaccaaaatgtatcaaaatgagTACTTACAGCTGATTTTTGAGACTAATTCAACTTGGGGTACCGACTTCTTGatttataaattgaaattgCTTCAAAATTGAGAGAACTGAGAAGGGTTTATGCAGAATTTTTTGATAAACCCTAAACGGTAAACACCAAGAAAGGGATTTTTAGATCGAGAGAGTGGAGGATCGAATACTGGAGCGGGaccttttttttatagaaaaaattacattcTAATAATAGCATATAAGCCCATGTAGTTTAGAAAACTCACATTTGACCCAAATagcttttattttaatttttttcttgaaaatatttttgaaagtgtGTTTAAATAAGTGATCAGACAAGACATGATTTATCTGGAGTTTAGTTTATCGATGGAAATGACTTTTGATCGGGAGACACGGAGGTTGAGTATTATGGTAAGAATTTTAATAGGCAGTTAGAACGTTATCTAGTTTTCTTTTGTCAATATGACCGTTATATTACAATTCTATTATCTGTTATTcggatatattattattatttgttgtttcgatttacataatatttaatatttctattgCTTTTAGCatgttatttattaatatatttatttttcatttttgattttgttatgttttagtTGAGCCAAAAGTTCAACGAAAGTAATTAATAGAATAAGATTGTGTATACGTCGTTCTCTTCCAATGTTACTTATGAGATTAcactgaatatattattattattaaaagcTTTTTAAGTTCAAACATAACTTAGATAATAACCAATTTAACATACAAAtgcattttctttcaaataaatatCAAGTGAAAATTTTA
The nucleotide sequence above comes from Solanum pennellii chromosome 9, SPENNV200. Encoded proteins:
- the LOC107029372 gene encoding transcription initiation factor TFIID subunit 8; protein product: MIVGGNAEDKREKESTVDNTREERVGTDDFGRAVSRTAVAQICESIGFEIFNESALESLADIAIKYILDLGKTANSKANIAGRTQCNVFDIIQGLEDMCASTGFLRASEVNRCGLSSGIVSEMVEYVESAEEIPFSQPLPHFPVVKQPNLIPSFLQIGETPPFKHIPPWLPAFPDPHTYVRTPTWNERASDPRADKIELARQRRKAERSLLNLQQRLVCNGSAVASTSRQPDDVGITSSASKSENPFLAKPFQAGEKDVDPVALPSKLSSEVDDKNHVSLLETFSPAIQAMKDGLSETVDGTEKTLPDKRPAVCLEFRPGKKALGDSLDLRLWKKGSRNASLFRRDEDRDDKKRRAELILRQSRENQQELTQL